One genomic window of Alkalispirochaeta americana includes the following:
- a CDS encoding FxsA family protein produces the protein MFIRLLLLFTVVPVVELYLLIRLGASIGAIPTVLLVIVTGILGARLARSQGFSVLQKIRDKASRGESPASEMIDGLCILVAGIVLLTPGILTDLAGMVLLIPASRAVVKRGISRYLATAVAAAGTVSFTSSFHDPPGSGYSGDPRGARTERPVGQGEATFFRDHPRSDSGEGEDGNNEGETRE, from the coding sequence ATGTTTATCAGGTTGCTGTTGCTGTTTACGGTGGTTCCTGTGGTGGAGCTCTATTTATTGATTCGTCTGGGAGCGAGCATTGGAGCAATTCCCACGGTGCTGCTGGTGATCGTTACAGGCATCCTGGGCGCACGTCTTGCCCGCTCCCAGGGGTTCTCGGTGCTTCAGAAGATCCGCGATAAAGCCTCCCGGGGGGAATCCCCCGCGTCGGAGATGATCGATGGTCTTTGTATTCTTGTGGCCGGAATCGTGCTTCTTACTCCGGGGATACTCACCGATCTGGCGGGTATGGTGTTGCTGATTCCCGCATCCCGGGCGGTGGTAAAGAGGGGGATCTCGCGTTACCTCGCCACGGCCGTAGCGGCGGCGGGAACGGTCTCGTTCACCAGCAGCTTTCATGATCCTCCAGGTTCCGGGTATTCCGGTGATCCCCGAGGTGCCCGGACCGAGCGTCCCGTTGGGCAGGGTGAGGCCACCTTTTTTCGAGATCATCCCCGGAGCGATTCCGGCGAAGGCGAAGACGGCAATAATGAAGGAGAAACACGAGAGTGA
- a CDS encoding tRNA/rRNA methyltransferase, whose translation MIDIAIVLVEPARGGNVGASARAMKTMGFTDLRVVVPPEHCQEPLRSSVRTSEAKSFAHGSTDILDSARLFPSLEEALTDRDLVVGTTARRRGNRDDYYPPAELREMLSEGKRGERIALVFGREESGLSNRELSCCHVTTAIPMRASYPSLNLSQAVMVYCYELSPLCFQVHQPRQDADQPTLDALSRKAASTLWRLGFDPGRAVSRRIMERLGALQRIDTHLALSVINAIDQRLPGADHRCGEGLPVEDDLPGE comes from the coding sequence ATGATCGATATTGCAATTGTTCTGGTCGAACCCGCCCGGGGTGGAAACGTGGGGGCCTCGGCCCGAGCCATGAAAACCATGGGATTCACCGATCTGCGGGTGGTGGTGCCTCCGGAGCATTGCCAGGAACCGCTGCGCTCGTCGGTACGCACCAGCGAAGCCAAATCCTTTGCCCACGGTTCCACGGATATTCTCGATTCGGCGCGCCTTTTCCCCTCCCTGGAAGAGGCTCTGACCGATCGGGATCTGGTAGTTGGAACCACAGCGCGACGCCGGGGAAACCGGGACGATTATTATCCCCCGGCGGAACTTCGGGAGATGCTTTCCGAGGGAAAGCGGGGCGAGCGGATCGCTCTGGTCTTCGGCCGGGAAGAGAGCGGGCTCTCTAACCGGGAGCTTTCCTGTTGCCATGTTACTACGGCGATTCCCATGCGCGCCTCCTACCCGTCGCTCAATCTGTCCCAGGCGGTTATGGTCTACTGTTATGAGCTTTCGCCGCTCTGTTTTCAGGTTCACCAACCCCGGCAGGATGCAGACCAGCCAACCCTGGACGCGCTCTCGCGGAAAGCTGCGTCCACGCTTTGGCGCTTGGGTTTCGATCCAGGCAGGGCCGTCTCCCGGAGAATCATGGAACGTCTGGGGGCGCTCCAGCGGATCGACACCCATTTGGCGCTCTCGGTTATTAACGCGATCGACCAGCGCCTTCCTGGAGCGGACCATCGCTGCGGTGAAGGTCTCCCTGTTGAGGATGATCTTCCCGGGGAGTGA
- the xseB gene encoding exodeoxyribonuclease VII small subunit has protein sequence MKPFEERLERLEEIAEKLRDGTIPIDQASSLFEEGLTLARSLEGELQKLERRIQILVNKPESPEDTEPPVLELFPELRPHGTDHSGENVSGTGPSKEHKEP, from the coding sequence ATGAAACCCTTTGAAGAACGACTGGAACGGCTGGAGGAGATCGCCGAAAAGCTTCGGGACGGCACGATCCCCATCGATCAAGCCTCATCCCTCTTTGAGGAGGGCCTCACCCTGGCCCGCTCCCTGGAGGGAGAGTTGCAGAAACTGGAGCGGCGCATCCAGATTCTGGTGAATAAACCTGAAAGCCCCGAGGATACCGAACCGCCCGTGCTGGAACTTTTCCCCGAGCTGAGACCCCACGGCACTGACCACTCGGGGGAGAACGTCTCGGGGACAGGCCCTTCCAAAGAGCACAAGGAACCTTAA
- a CDS encoding SixA phosphatase family protein, giving the protein MKYLTLLRHAEAERGGLACPDEARPLTEAGIGDARHLGGVLRNLGPPPQAVYTSNALRTRETVVHLLAAWPGISLEPEAEPDLYLAEASTIWDVAYSALLQWDHVWICAHNPGITESVEHLCGNRIEQFPPAGVVRMVFEDLLPTGTNGSLLLYHAPDVGCVRNHSSPGGVA; this is encoded by the coding sequence ATGAAATATTTGACTCTCCTTCGCCACGCTGAAGCTGAACGGGGAGGCCTGGCCTGTCCCGACGAGGCGCGCCCCCTTACGGAGGCAGGAATAGGTGATGCCCGGCACCTGGGAGGGGTGCTTCGCAATCTGGGGCCTCCGCCCCAGGCGGTTTATACCAGCAACGCCCTGCGGACCCGGGAAACCGTGGTCCATCTTCTGGCAGCCTGGCCCGGGATCTCGCTGGAGCCGGAGGCAGAACCGGATCTGTACCTGGCCGAGGCCTCCACAATCTGGGATGTGGCCTACTCGGCGTTGCTGCAGTGGGATCACGTCTGGATCTGCGCCCATAATCCGGGTATCACCGAGAGTGTGGAACACCTCTGCGGCAACCGGATCGAGCAGTTTCCTCCGGCGGGGGTGGTGCGAATGGTCTTCGAGGATCTCCTTCCCACGGGTACCAACGGTTCCCTCCTCCTGTATCACGCTCCTGATGTGGGGTGTGTCAGGAATCACTCCTCTCCTGGAGGTGTAGCATGA
- a CDS encoding RluA family pseudouridine synthase, producing the protein MSTLLYLDSWLAVVAKAAGEPVQTRDTRQKTVVATFREALADPGLQPVHRIDQPVSGAVILARTPESFRRIHQSLAEGAIQRRYLAVVTTPPEPAGGVLEDYLLPGGMKGSKEGNTRVVSQGTPGGRLSTLRYETIGNTRHHTILLVELGTGRQHQIRAQLAHRGWFVLGDARYGARRPLRDRSIALHSWYLAMPHPLFSGQNLICAADLPAQGIWQGVTEALSVPGTGLSSREEMEITPREDHPQQGDLHRSDGPLQEGAGRSR; encoded by the coding sequence ATGAGCACCCTACTTTATCTTGATTCATGGCTTGCTGTTGTCGCAAAAGCTGCTGGCGAGCCCGTTCAGACCAGAGACACCCGACAGAAGACAGTGGTAGCCACCTTTCGGGAAGCCCTGGCAGATCCCGGCCTTCAGCCGGTCCACCGAATCGATCAGCCCGTGAGCGGCGCTGTGATTCTCGCAAGAACGCCCGAATCTTTCAGGCGAATCCACCAGTCTCTGGCCGAGGGAGCGATCCAACGACGGTATCTGGCTGTTGTAACAACGCCCCCCGAACCGGCCGGGGGGGTCCTGGAAGATTATCTTCTGCCTGGAGGAATGAAGGGAAGCAAGGAAGGAAATACCCGGGTAGTTTCCCAAGGCACCCCCGGGGGGCGACTCTCGACACTGCGCTACGAGACAATCGGCAACACCCGCCACCACACCATCCTCCTTGTGGAGCTTGGCACGGGCCGTCAGCACCAGATACGCGCGCAACTGGCCCACCGGGGGTGGTTCGTTCTGGGAGATGCCCGCTACGGGGCGCGGCGCCCCCTGAGAGACCGGAGTATCGCCCTCCATTCCTGGTACCTGGCGATGCCCCACCCCCTCTTTTCCGGACAAAACCTGATCTGCGCAGCCGATCTCCCGGCCCAGGGAATCTGGCAGGGCGTAACCGAGGCGCTCAGCGTTCCCGGGACCGGTCTTTCTTCCCGGGAGGAGATGGAGATCACTCCCCGGGAAGATCATCCTCAACAGGGAGACCTTCACCGCAGCGATGGTCCGCTCCAGGAAGGCGCTGGTCGATCGCGTTAA
- a CDS encoding DUF192 domain-containing protein, whose amino-acid sequence MNPFRKGPLVVVWAGFFLGCGLLSCSSGEPPRVALDVGGHTFQVELAETEETRARGLMFRENLEPDQGMLFVFPDSSIRAFWMKDTPLPLSIAYISAQGVILEIRHMEPFSLEPVQSRYPLRFALEVNQGRFEELGISPGDRVDLAPLGF is encoded by the coding sequence TTGAATCCTTTTAGGAAAGGCCCTCTGGTTGTGGTCTGGGCGGGCTTTTTTCTCGGGTGCGGGCTTTTGTCCTGCAGCTCCGGTGAACCACCCCGGGTGGCACTCGATGTGGGGGGACACACCTTTCAGGTAGAGCTTGCCGAGACCGAAGAAACCCGGGCTCGAGGCCTTATGTTCCGGGAGAACCTTGAACCCGATCAGGGAATGCTCTTCGTCTTTCCCGATTCGTCGATCCGGGCCTTCTGGATGAAAGACACGCCCCTTCCCCTCTCGATCGCCTATATCTCCGCCCAGGGGGTGATTCTCGAGATCCGTCACATGGAGCCCTTTTCGCTGGAGCCGGTTCAGTCCCGATATCCCCTGCGATTTGCCCTGGAGGTGAACCAGGGACGCTTTGAAGAGCTGGGGATATCCCCGGGAGACCGGGTCGATCTGGCCCCCCTGGGCTTTTAA
- a CDS encoding alpha/beta hydrolase, producing the protein MRPSIAAIPAETRVLPGARTLRLEREGASRAVLVLHGFTGYVGEIRFLAEHLHQAGFSVLAPRLPGHGTNSRDFRASGGNDWWRASVDAYLDVASRYDQVMVVGLSMGGVLSALLAAQFPLARAALLAPALEIAHPLVPLTPFLRHLVPPLRKPEKEPSEDPEREYLAREYWNWQWPRETSELYRLVKLGRRALEKITCPTLTVVSAQDDTVPLSVAGRIERSIAATERQTLVLEESGHVITDGPEKETVARAVSEWFLR; encoded by the coding sequence GTGAGACCATCAATAGCGGCAATCCCGGCCGAGACACGGGTTCTTCCGGGGGCTCGCACCCTCCGTCTTGAGCGGGAAGGAGCCTCCCGGGCGGTTCTGGTCCTCCACGGTTTTACCGGCTACGTGGGAGAGATTCGTTTTCTGGCGGAACATCTGCATCAGGCGGGGTTCTCTGTGCTGGCACCCCGTCTTCCGGGCCACGGAACAAACAGCCGGGATTTTCGCGCCTCCGGCGGCAACGACTGGTGGCGGGCTTCCGTGGATGCCTATCTCGATGTGGCGTCTCGCTACGATCAGGTGATGGTGGTGGGGCTTTCCATGGGAGGGGTTCTCTCGGCCCTTCTGGCGGCCCAGTTCCCGTTGGCCCGGGCAGCCCTTCTGGCACCGGCCCTGGAGATTGCTCATCCCCTTGTCCCGCTGACACCCTTTCTGCGGCACCTTGTTCCTCCCTTGCGAAAGCCCGAAAAGGAACCCAGCGAAGACCCCGAACGGGAATATCTGGCCCGGGAGTACTGGAACTGGCAATGGCCTCGGGAAACCTCGGAGTTATACCGCCTGGTGAAATTGGGCCGAAGGGCTTTGGAGAAGATTACCTGTCCAACCCTCACGGTGGTCTCTGCCCAGGATGACACGGTTCCCCTGTCGGTTGCCGGGAGGATTGAGCGGTCCATCGCTGCAACGGAACGGCAGACCCTGGTTCTGGAGGAATCGGGCCATGTTATTACCGATGGTCCCGAAAAGGAAACGGTAGCCCGGGCGGTATCGGAGTGGTTCTTGCGCTGA
- the xseA gene encoding exodeoxyribonuclease VII large subunit gives MSDENWNSVLQVSQLTAAIKLTLEDRFPEVTVEGEISNFRPASSGHWYFSLKDDSAMIQCALFRGAASRVDFDPRDGDLVRVTASVSVYPPRGSYQLIIRRMSRAGQGRILALLEERKRRMASRGLFDRARPLPYAPRSLAVVTSPGGAAIRDILQILQRRGARVDVRILPVAVQGAAAAEQIARMIGYANHHRLGEVILVTRGGGSLEDLLPFSEESVVLAIAASELPVISAVGHEIDWALSDFAADYRAPTPSAAAEVVCAGEEEILNRLRGAGKSMVREYLGRLEGLERRLERVSTEEIRYRYRNYVQPWYQRVDSARENLLGALQRRFDETHRRLAISRERVESSSPFIPLQRGYAIVRGHSSGEITTRAAGISEDLLDLQFHDATVTVRRQDGSEKEPKKI, from the coding sequence ATGAGCGATGAGAACTGGAACTCGGTACTGCAAGTTTCCCAGCTGACAGCGGCGATCAAGCTCACCCTGGAGGACCGTTTCCCCGAGGTAACTGTGGAGGGCGAGATATCAAACTTCCGGCCTGCCTCATCGGGGCACTGGTATTTTTCGCTCAAGGATGATTCGGCCATGATCCAGTGCGCGCTCTTTCGCGGAGCGGCCAGCCGGGTTGATTTCGACCCCCGCGACGGGGATCTGGTGCGGGTTACCGCCTCGGTGAGCGTCTACCCCCCCCGAGGATCCTACCAGTTGATCATACGGCGCATGAGCCGGGCCGGTCAGGGTCGAATCCTTGCTCTTCTGGAAGAGCGGAAACGCCGTATGGCATCCCGGGGCCTCTTCGACCGCGCTCGTCCCCTGCCCTACGCTCCGCGGAGCCTGGCCGTAGTAACCTCGCCCGGCGGGGCGGCGATCCGGGACATCCTGCAGATTCTGCAACGCCGGGGCGCCCGGGTGGATGTACGGATTCTTCCTGTCGCCGTTCAGGGGGCAGCCGCAGCGGAACAGATCGCACGAATGATCGGCTACGCCAACCACCACCGCCTGGGAGAAGTGATCCTGGTAACCCGGGGCGGGGGCTCACTGGAGGACCTGCTTCCCTTCAGCGAAGAATCGGTAGTTCTGGCGATCGCCGCCAGCGAGCTACCGGTTATTTCCGCTGTGGGTCACGAGATAGACTGGGCACTTTCCGATTTTGCCGCCGACTACCGGGCCCCCACTCCCTCGGCCGCAGCCGAGGTGGTCTGTGCCGGCGAAGAAGAGATCCTGAACCGTCTGCGGGGGGCAGGGAAAAGCATGGTTCGGGAGTACCTGGGGCGCCTGGAGGGGCTGGAACGCCGCCTGGAACGGGTGTCGACCGAGGAAATTCGCTACCGCTACCGGAACTACGTACAACCCTGGTATCAACGAGTTGATTCAGCCCGGGAAAACCTCCTGGGAGCGTTGCAGAGACGTTTTGACGAGACGCACCGCCGCCTGGCGATAAGCCGCGAGCGGGTCGAGAGCTCCTCGCCCTTTATCCCCCTGCAACGGGGCTACGCGATTGTCCGGGGCCACTCCTCGGGGGAGATTACCACCCGGGCCGCAGGAATCTCCGAGGATCTGCTGGACCTTCAATTTCACGATGCCACTGTCACGGTGCGGCGGCAAGACGGCTCCGAAAAAGAGCCGAAGAAGATATGA
- a CDS encoding M18 family aminopeptidase gives MTAQTDLFAQELCRFIDRGATSLHNACSLADHLEHAGFTPLDDTPLKPGDTRYLRREGALLACRVGTAPLHQGGVVIAAAHTDSPGLHLKHRSARRADGFLQVPVEVYGAPILATWLDRDLALAGRIGHDPVDGKARGGLSLISPSTITAVIPNLAIHLNREINDGAVYNRQDHLKALFLDAASDQEPEEALLALALAGTGIDPGVVRDAELTLVPAEPSRVTAQGLLLAPRIDNLAGCFSLLQALLRVQAAAQTQMAIFYDHEEIGSVTATGAAGAMTEHFLRRLCRLAPGGEISLEDLLARTVLISNDAAHARHPNYRDKHDDGYAPVLAGGPVVKKSAIRRYASELPVTSWIAGVARRAGVPVQYLQNRSDIAAGSTIGPAVASRLAIPGVDLGVPILGMHSIRETGTVGDIEQMTALIAGTYKEDLDEIFDSPSPR, from the coding sequence GTGACCGCACAGACCGATCTCTTCGCGCAGGAACTCTGCCGGTTTATTGATCGGGGAGCAACCAGCCTGCACAACGCCTGTTCCCTGGCCGATCACCTGGAGCATGCCGGTTTTACCCCTCTCGACGATACCCCCCTGAAACCGGGGGACACTCGCTATCTCAGGCGTGAAGGAGCTCTGCTGGCCTGCCGGGTTGGCACGGCACCGCTTCACCAGGGAGGGGTCGTGATCGCTGCGGCTCACACCGATAGCCCCGGACTGCACCTGAAACATCGTTCGGCCCGTCGGGCCGATGGGTTCCTGCAAGTACCGGTGGAGGTCTACGGTGCCCCCATCCTGGCAACCTGGCTTGATCGCGACCTGGCGTTGGCTGGCCGGATCGGCCACGATCCTGTAGACGGAAAAGCCCGGGGAGGGCTCTCGTTGATCTCACCATCGACAATCACGGCGGTGATCCCTAACCTGGCGATCCATTTAAATCGGGAGATCAACGACGGAGCCGTCTATAATCGTCAGGACCATCTCAAGGCTCTCTTCCTGGATGCCGCTTCCGATCAGGAACCAGAGGAGGCTCTGCTCGCTCTGGCTCTTGCCGGCACCGGCATTGATCCCGGGGTGGTTCGCGACGCAGAGCTGACTCTGGTTCCTGCCGAACCCTCCCGGGTTACTGCTCAGGGACTTCTCCTTGCTCCCCGGATCGATAACCTGGCGGGTTGTTTTTCCCTTCTTCAGGCTCTCCTGAGGGTCCAGGCGGCGGCCCAAACCCAGATGGCAATCTTCTACGATCACGAGGAGATCGGGAGTGTCACTGCCACCGGCGCGGCTGGAGCCATGACCGAGCATTTTCTGCGTCGCCTCTGCCGCCTGGCTCCGGGCGGAGAGATTTCGCTCGAGGATCTTCTGGCCAGGACGGTGTTGATCTCCAACGATGCTGCCCACGCCCGACATCCCAACTACCGGGACAAACACGACGACGGCTACGCGCCGGTTCTGGCGGGAGGTCCCGTGGTGAAGAAAAGTGCTATCCGACGCTACGCAAGCGAACTCCCCGTGACGAGCTGGATTGCCGGAGTGGCCCGACGGGCGGGTGTCCCCGTGCAGTACCTGCAAAACCGTTCCGATATTGCCGCCGGCTCCACGATCGGTCCGGCCGTGGCTTCGCGCCTGGCGATTCCCGGGGTTGATCTGGGAGTGCCCATTCTTGGCATGCATTCGATCCGGGAAACGGGAACGGTGGGCGACATAGAACAGATGACAGCTCTTATCGCTGGAACGTACAAGGAAGATCTGGATGAAATATTTGACTCTCCTTCGCCACGCTGA
- a CDS encoding metallophosphoesterase family protein, protein MIHNRGVRCVHISDIHLDLVTRTPQGVPVWDHFFWARKTARNLNPDLVVITGDLALDQGSEELYQELASHLVFPGAQVLLLPGNHDKREYFQGAFGRRYALDPRWPRLDRVVEIGGRTMILLDTADGEISRDTLSWLDSLLTASAAAVKRGEQNGTILIWMHHPPLGGFNTFMDANYPLRNGQELVSLLTGFAGVLRFHLFCGHYHTDDQRHQENLTQYSTPSTWIQLDATTPDFSVSSRLAGLRLVDIDSSGTVETLVIEQASETLSSPADS, encoded by the coding sequence ATGATCCATAATAGGGGCGTGAGATGTGTTCATATTTCTGATATTCACCTTGATCTTGTGACCAGGACGCCCCAGGGGGTCCCCGTGTGGGATCATTTTTTCTGGGCTCGAAAAACGGCAAGAAACCTTAACCCCGATCTGGTGGTTATCACGGGGGATCTTGCTCTGGATCAGGGCTCGGAAGAGCTCTACCAGGAGCTTGCCTCTCATCTGGTTTTCCCTGGTGCCCAGGTATTGCTGTTGCCGGGAAACCACGACAAGCGGGAGTATTTCCAGGGAGCCTTTGGTCGGCGCTATGCTCTGGACCCCCGGTGGCCCCGGCTGGATCGGGTTGTGGAGATCGGCGGCCGCACCATGATCCTCCTGGACACCGCCGATGGCGAGATCTCCCGGGACACCCTGTCCTGGCTTGATTCCCTTCTGACGGCTTCCGCTGCGGCAGTCAAAAGGGGGGAGCAGAACGGTACGATCCTCATCTGGATGCACCATCCACCCCTGGGAGGGTTTAACACGTTCATGGATGCCAACTACCCCCTGCGAAACGGCCAGGAGCTGGTGTCGCTCCTCACGGGGTTCGCCGGGGTTCTCCGGTTCCACCTCTTCTGCGGTCACTATCACACCGATGACCAGCGTCACCAGGAAAATCTTACCCAGTATTCTACTCCCTCGACATGGATTCAACTGGATGCAACGACTCCTGATTTTTCCGTGTCCTCCAGGCTGGCGGGATTGCGTCTTGTCGATATCGATTCCTCCGGGACGGTGGAAACCCTGGTGATCGAACAGGCCTCGGAAACCTTGTCCAGTCCGGCCGATTCATGA